The following are encoded in a window of Methanomassiliicoccales archaeon genomic DNA:
- a CDS encoding aquaporin family protein — MPTLKQNLLAEFMGSLFLVVVAIGSTILPMTLPGATIALAVFINAVAVAMVLFALIETFGSISGAHFNPAVTLALLSAKQIAPRKASYYIIAQLAGGFIGLLVVGLMFFDYDSTIITVSGNVKNYGQVFAEFIGTFILIGVIIGCVRGSSKHTGLSVGFVVGGMLITTASTMYANPMVSFARMFTYAICGIAPCWAALFVIAEVIGALGAAYVFGIMFPTKLKEKCDPFECPPKKPIAIAMEAGPRTEKCSPYECPKDSTQK; from the coding sequence ATGCCAACGCTCAAACAGAATTTATTGGCCGAGTTTATGGGTTCGTTGTTCCTGGTCGTGGTGGCCATCGGCTCAACCATCCTTCCCATGACATTGCCTGGTGCCACGATCGCGCTCGCCGTATTCATCAACGCAGTCGCCGTGGCCATGGTCCTTTTCGCATTGATAGAGACGTTTGGTTCCATTTCGGGGGCTCACTTCAACCCTGCGGTGACGCTGGCATTGCTCTCCGCCAAGCAGATTGCCCCGAGAAAGGCGAGCTATTACATCATCGCTCAATTAGCGGGCGGTTTCATTGGGCTATTGGTCGTTGGGCTCATGTTCTTCGATTATGACTCGACCATCATCACCGTCTCTGGGAATGTCAAGAACTACGGTCAGGTCTTCGCCGAGTTCATTGGCACGTTCATCCTGATCGGGGTCATCATCGGATGCGTGAGAGGGAGCTCCAAGCATACCGGGCTCTCAGTGGGATTCGTTGTCGGTGGCATGCTAATCACCACAGCTAGCACCATGTACGCCAACCCCATGGTCTCCTTCGCACGTATGTTCACCTATGCCATCTGCGGGATCGCCCCCTGCTGGGCCGCGCTGTTCGTGATCGCCGAGGTCATTGGCGCGCTCGGCGCCGCCTACGTGTTCGGAATCATGTTCCCAACCAAGCTGAAGGAAAAGTGCGACCCGTTCGAGTGCCCACCCAAGAAGCCTATCGCGATTGCGATGGAGGCTGGCCCGAGGACGGAGAAGTGCTCTCCCTACGAATGCCCGAAGGATTCGACTCAGAAATGA